A single region of the Labeo rohita strain BAU-BD-2019 chromosome 3, IGBB_LRoh.1.0, whole genome shotgun sequence genome encodes:
- the ppp1caa gene encoding protein phosphatase 1, catalytic subunit, alpha isozyme a, with the protein MAEPDKLNIDSIIQRLLEVKGSRPGKNVQLTESEIRGLCLKSREIFLSQPILLELEAPLKICGDVHGQYYDLLRLFEYGGFPPESNYLFLGDYVDRGKQSLETICLLLAYKVKYPENFFLLRGNHECASINRIYGFYDECKRRYNIKLWKTFTDCFNCLPVAAIVDEKIFCCHGGLSPDLQSMEQVRRVMRPTDVPDQGLLCDLLWADPDKDVLGWGENDRGVSFTFGADVVAKFLHKHDMDLICRAHQVVEDGYEFFAKRQLVTLFSAPNYCGEFDNAGAMMSVDETLMCSFQILKPADKKLYYGGGGGMGSGRPVTPPRNSAKGGKAKK; encoded by the exons ATGGCGGAGCCGGACAAATTAAACATTGACTCCATAATACAGCGTCTCCTGGAAG ttaaaggcTCCAGGCCAGGCAAGAACGTACAGCTGACAGAGAGCGAAATCCGTGGCCTCTGTCTCAAATCTCGAGAAATTTTCCTCAGCCAGCCAATTCTGCTGGAGCTGGAAGCACCACTCAAGATCTGCG GTGATGTTCATGGTCAGTACTATGACCTCCTTCGTCTCTTTGAGTATGGCGGCTTTCCTCCTGAGAGCAACTACTTGTTCCTGGGGGACTATGTGGACAGAGGGAAGCAGTCTCTAGAGACCATCTGCCTCCTGTTGGCCTACAAAGTCAAATATCCTGAAAACTTCTTCCTGCTGCGTGGCAACCATGAGTGCGCCTCTATCAACCGTATATATGGCTTCTATGATGAGT GTAAGCGACGGTATAACATTAAGCTGTGGAAGACTTTCACAGACTGTTTCAACTGTTTACCTGTGGCTGCCATTGTAGACGAGAAGATCTTCTGTTGCCATGGAG GCCTCTCTCCAGACCTGCAGTCAATGGAGCAGGTGCGGCGCGTCATGCGGCCCACGGACGTACCTGACCAGGGGCTGCTGTGTGACCTGCTTTGGGCCGACCCAGACAAAGACGTGCTGGGTTGGGGAGAAAACGACCGTGGCGTGTCCTTCACCTTTGGTGCAGACGTGGTGGCCAAATTCCTTCACAAACATGACATGGACCTAATATGCAGGGCACATCAG GTGGTGGAGGACGGTTATGAGTTTTTCGCAAAGAGACAGTTAGTCACCCTGTTCTCCGCTCCCAACTACTGTGGCGAGTTTGATAACGCTGGGGCCATGATGAGTGTGGATGAGACACTCATGTGTTCCTTCCAG aTCCTTAAACCAGCCGATAAGAAGCTGTACTACGGTGGAGGAGGTGGAATGGGCTCGGGGCGTCCAGTCACCCCACCACGAAATTCAGCCAAGGGTGGAAAAGCCAAGAAATAA